The nucleotide sequence TTGTCTAACATATTTTCGGATTACGGCAAATTGGAAAATTGGTGATGCTGTTCAGCGAGACGAATACACTCCTTTCTGTCTTCTAAAACGTTTCCTGACTCAGAAGAAGGTCTCAACATGGTAATGGCTCTTgaggctaacggttaaaattttggcagTTTCGctacttttctttctctttttgcaGTTTTGTAAATCTAAACCTTCTgacatctctctttaatttcaaacgctttcttttaattaacaGTCACACACGAAAGTCTTGAAAGTTTTACGTTTCAAGAAACACTCCTTAAACTTAGGCGATTTTATTTAATACATGAACGTCAGACACTTTCCATGGCAATTCCctacttaattaaaaataaattatcaaagtgCCTATTACGCGAATTTTGCTTCGCAGAAacatttagcttatcatatgtacaaaccaattccgtgaaaagaaaaatgtcaaaaaaaacttaaaactaggttttttctggccttaAAGTGCTCTTACTTTGTCTCCAAAGTGACCCATGGACTGGTAACCAATTAGTGAGTGATGATGTAGAAAACTGTCAAAattacaaatctctcacatctcttgtaacAGTCAGCgctgaaatactcttgaaataatgtccgATAGCGATGTATACCTAACTTCAGCAAGCTCTATCGAGAGTTTTGATGCATCTTACTCGAGTGGTAAAGAAGACATGGAAGTTAGTTGCGAgttttatcattgtttattttcaaaacgcTTTTTTGTAAAGGACACACACgaaacttttgaaagttttacgTTTCAAGAAACACTCCTCTAACTTGGGCGATTTCATACATGAACGTCAGTTTTTGAACGTCAGCGGCTGTTTCACTGAGATTTGACGAGCTTTGGCCCCGAAAAAAATCGCAGCATGCATCTTACGGAGGCGCTATATTTCTGCCATCAGTGTAGAGTACAATACGTTCTGTCCCGCCAGCAGGTCTCAAGCGTGCGAACAAAGGCTGTTCGTTCAACGCCAGGTAACTAAACAACATGTTCGCATATCTTCAGTTGGTCTCTGTGCCGGACTAATTAGACAGGGAGAATTCCAGCAGATGGATTTGCGAGGTCTCAAAATATAATCCTGTTGTTGATGCGGTAAATCAAATCGCTCTCGACCGTATACTTTAGGCGGGAAATGCCTCCAGTCGAAATATCATGGGAAATTGCAAAGATTCTTGTCTGTCAAGAATAGCCGAGCTTGACAACGACATTCGGGAACTAGTaaaggataataattatataagttaACGGTGGATGCCTcaaatttcagtcaaaagaaagagtgCAGACAAAGAGCGGTCTCCTGATATAAATTAatgtgaattcaatttttcatgccctcttgggtagtgtatacctgagggttacttttaatctcttccataccctcttgggtagtgtatatttgagggttatttttaatctcttctataccctcttgggtggtgtatacctaagggttatttttaatctcttctatacctcTTGGGtggtgtatacctgagggttgtttttaatctgttctataccctcttgggtagtgtatacctgagggttgtttttaatctgttctataccctactgggtagtgtatacttgagggttatttttaatctcttctataatctcttgggtagtgtgtacctgagggttatttttaatcagttttatacctcttgggtagtgtatacctgagggttgtttttaatctgttctataaCCTactgggtagtgtatacctgagggttgtttttaatctgttctataccctactgggtagtgtatacctgagggttatttttaatctcttctataccctcttgggtggtgtatacctgagggttatttttaatctcttctataccctcttgggtggtgtgtacctgagggttatttttaatctgttctatacctcttgggtagtgtatacttgatggttgtttttaatctgttctataccctcttgggtagtgtatacctgagggttgttttttatctcttctataccctcttgggtaatgtatacctgagggttatttttaatctcctgCATACtctcttaggtagtgtatacctgagggttgtttttaatctgttgtataccctcttgggtagtgtatacccgagggttatttttaatctcttctataccctcttgtgtattgtatacctgagggttattttcaatctctCTTATACcttcctgggtagtgtatacctgagggttacttttaatctctcctataccctcttgggtagtatatacctgaggtttatttgTAATGTCTTCTAAACCCTCTTggatagtgtatacctgagggttatttttaatctcttctacaCCCTCTTGAGTCTTAACCCTCCTTACACGGCAGACGCGTAAGACGATATTCGTACGTGTGAATTTGTTCACAATGACCTTAAATGCGATAACAGTGTTTCAGACCAGCTTCTCTCCTATTATAGTCGATTTTGGCAAGGGTGATGTCTTCGGTAAAGCTAAAAATGCCATCCAAAACCTTCGTACAAAAAAGGTCATTATAAGAATAGTTGCACTGCGTCGAAGCTTGTAGACTGAACGGGGAGACCATCATTTGAAAGCGATGTGTATTCTCTGGATTATCTAATCAACGcagtttctggactttaaaagttcaaaaccaTGACCTGTGTAAAGAAGGGTTTGTCGGAGTTAGCCTTAGATTGGCCCAGGTCTTCGATCATGGGggtgaaatcagctttaccgATGCCGTTTTTTTAGgctatttttgagttttttctttttcacgtgtTTTTAAGTGTTCCTGTTATATGTTTATGTAACATTTAGTCAGGACTATTTGTGGACCTTGTGTTAACGATTTACTGTTGACTTCTTTAAGACATTTATTGtctctacagagaaaataaacttAGGGTACCGCCCCTTAGGTTTTTTGAATTAGACCCGTTAAGTTTGTATGAGGCATTTCTCTGGACTCTTTGTTTCTGGAAAATGAGGGACAAAGTAGAGTTCTAtcttgaaaatgataaaaaatgtaATCATCGGAAGTGgcggttttttccatttcattcgagGGGagctttattaacttttttataGCGATTATCGGATGTCCTGGAATGTTCATCGAACACCTCATGCCACCAAGAGGCGTCAAACTTTGGCTTGACttacttatgcaaattagctggctgcacattcaatgtgcagccagctaatttgcataaatttttttccgacGCAAAGCTCGTCTTTTAATCAGCAATTACTGGTTCGTGTATTTATTTATATCAGTTCCATTTGCCAATATATCTCCCTCCATTGCAACCTAGACAATGTAGAGAAATCAGCTTAGCATTTGAGCTGACAATCAATTCTCTATAAACTATGTTCAGCTTAGGCTAAACTGCAGGGAACGTTTACGGCTCCTTTTTTAGAGCATTCCTAACACAAACCGTCGAGGAGCAATTTCGTTTGGGCTTGAATGTTTGCCAAGTCTTCTTTTCATAATTCCGCAAATAGGTGATTCTGTAGTGAAGATCGACTTCACAGCGAGACCAATACACTCTTTTCAGTCTTTCGAAACGTTTACTGACTCAGAAGAAGGTCTCAATATGGTAATGGCTCTTACGGCTAACGActaaaattttggcaaatttacTGCTAACGATTCTTTTCTTTCCGTTGCAATTAAGATAAATGTTACAGTTCATGctttaagaaaaacaatttcgtagttaatttaaaaaaatgcatcaaTGTAGGTCGCTTTTAAGCAAGAGGCCCAAATATCTATGTATTTCGTTCCAGATTACCCCATGCTCGTCAGATGATAATCatgcatcttttttttcttcacattagTAGTGCTATTGCTATGGGCATCGTACAATATCTCCAAGTCGTGCTGTTTGTATTCAATCTGACCCTCTCCACTGAGGCACAGAAAAAAGTAACttgtcaaaacttcaagtttgcTATCGATGACGATGTCATCCATAACCAAATTCTTGAGGGTCACTTGTGTAAAAGATTGACAGTCCCAAACGCCATCCAGTGTCACTTGAAGTGCAAAGATGACTGCCTGTGTGTATCCATGAATTATTTCCCTCTgtccaaagaaaacaattgtgaGCTCAACGAAGCTAACAAAGACATGGAGCCAGCGGCGATGAAATGTAGGCAAGGgggaaattattatgatttgaTGAGAAGCTACACGGTGAAGGTGAGATAAGATTATTTATCTAATGTTTTACTCATTGATTTATGAACTTTCGTAAACAAAGTAAATATCCCAAGATGTTCAAGttcgtaaataaaataaatatttccacaTGATCAAGTTTTGCGgtactccttaaaaaaaaaggtctgtTACATGTCAGTCTGGGCTAAAGACAATTTTGTGCATATCGTTTTGTCTGCGATATGATTGGTCtagacaaaaccaaaacaaattaaactgattTGGCTAAGAGAGGATTGGGTTCATTGTCTTTCTCGCAAACTTTTTTCTTAacggccatgttgtaatgcgaAGGGAACGGCAGAACAGAAGCGACTACAAATTTCATAAAGACATCACTGACTTAACCATTGCTGTATTACTGCATTTCAAATCTAATTTTGAGGGACATTTCATCTCCATTCTGGCACCCCGCTATGTGTTGCACGCATACGTACTTTGCTCGCACTGTTTGTTATCAATTCGATCCGATTCCGGTGAGATTTGTCGATGGTTGCTAAAAAGTACATGCCAACCCAATTCGATGAGCATGGTGagctaaaaaattattttaatcttGCTGTAGGGTGGAGACAGATACGCACCAGAGAAGCATCATTGCATCAACAGATGCTGCCGCACCAATCCTTGTCTCAATGGAGGGGTATGTCAGGAGATTTGTGACACTCACAGCACCAGGTTTAACTGTACCTGTCCTAACACATACTCTGGTCAGCGGTGTGAGAAGAAGATGAAACATCCGAGAAGCTGCAAAGACATAGCTAAGAACGGTGCCTCGACATCAGGAAAATACGACATCTCAAATTCAGACAATGAACGgttttctgtttactgtgaCTTGCAGTCTGAACCTGGCTTTGTATGGACGTTGATACAatcgttttccttttccaagaaaaatgcCTTCAATTATGCAGGGTTTGGTAAAAATCTTGAGATTGATATTGAAGAGGAGGAAGTAAATTGGAACGAGTTCCGATTATCCTTATTACAGATGCAGTATCTTGCTAATCACTCCACGCATCTGAGAGCAACTTGTAACTTTTCTACGGATGGTCTGCAGTATACGGACTACGCACGCGCTAAGCTGGCAGGTCATGACATTTTTGGTACCTGGAACACCTGCCAGATGTACGAATATGTCAATATCCGAGGAATCAATTGTTCTAATTGCACCGCCCGCACAAAACAGCAGGAAGATAAGTCCTGGCACATAAAGAGTTACAATAGCGTAAAATTAGGATGTGAATTTGATGGAAAACCAGGTGGAGTCTCCGGTGAAAAAAATTTCggaaaatttgacgaaaatgtCATAAATCCGGATCACCGCTGCTCGTTTTCTCCTGCTTCTACAACGCAGCATTGGTTTGGAGCTAAATGTGACGTGTAACTTTTTGcgaatttatttcctttcacagaagaacttgaactaaacgtttaatatttcagatAGTTACACTGACCCTTTATCATATAGGAATGCAGACATGCACAAGAGTGACGTCATAAGCAACCTTAGACCTTAGATACACAGCGTCCATATTTCAATAATTGAAGGAATTAGGCGGTCTCTGAGCAAACACTCTTTACCTGcactttcatcttttcatgtAATGTTCAATAGATAATACACTTACATCTTAAAAGTGAAAGGTCGATAAAATTGGCCTTTTTTTATATTCGTCTTTGAAAACACATTCACAGCTCACCATTAGttgatttatgcaaattattttcaagcaagTGAGTAACCGTAATTTGAAATGCTTGTGTTTAGATTCAGAGAAGTTTAAATACCTCCGTACGCTATTAATTTAATAATGACATGTTTTGTCGTCGTAGGGCGACATTTTCTTGACCCGGTCAATCAACCGTTTTCTCTtaacttttactttacttttcttttttttgaaaattagcTTCGGCTTCgttagtttgatcatttgtaaAACCAAGCTTTAAGTTTAGGTTTCTTGATTTCGCTTTAAAAATCCGTACAGTGAGGAGAAATGGTATTTACTTAGTGGCAGTGATATTAGTAATTTCTCCTTGGTGATAAATATGTACAGCTTTGCTTGATTTTGATATTAGGGACTCGATACATAACTGTGAAAATCCCTCAACAGCCTCTCTTTGACAAGGACTAAGGTACTTAAGTGCTTCGTTAGGATCACTGCTTACTTAATAACATTGCACATTTGTTCttagaacaatttttgaaatgtttaaaatgtaGGAGATGAAGTAGGTATAGTTGTCGGAGCAGGTGTTTGTCAAGAGAAGCACCAGTGAAGTGTAAACGTCATTCAGGATTGTTGTACATAATGTGAGACATCATCTTATTTTCCCCTCAAAAAACGTATTCGAATTGCGCGGCCAAAGTACCATTTGACAAAAAAACCGCTGACGTCACTTTAGAACATAAAATCGAATTCAGTCGAATTCGGCAACGAGGGCGATATTGAGCTGGTGCCCCGGCTCTGACCAGCAAAGCTATCACAATAGATCGTTCCGGCACCGGGCATAGAATGTTTCAGTTCCCGAACGATCCACATTGTGAGAAGAAAATGGGTGAAATTTGTCTGCAGACAAAGACACGATCGTAACGATCCAACTTGGCCGTAAACGTCGCTTTGTTGGgcaaattttgaagaattatgCTATGAGCGAAACTTGTCCATATTAAACAGCATGATGGAGACCCAAGGGATGAATATGAAGTGCTTTTTGAGAAACGACACTGTGCCAACCAGGGACACTAGTTTTGTGCGTGGTGTAAATTAAGTTTGAGTATTTCTGTACCGTTTCCTTaaattgttttctattttttctctttgcgtATTGATACTGCTTAAAAAAGTCATTCCAAACATTCAGCTTCTTTAATATACAAATAACCTAAAAGAAACCCAGTTGAAATATCATTAAAGGTGGCGGATACAAAATTAAGGAGGTTGAGTGACGTAATTTCCAATGGAACTGTTTGTCAGTTTTTGAACCTTTGCATTTGTGGACTCCTTTATAGAGAGTTCAGCCGAAAATAAAGAGCTGGAGCCGGATCGACCATCATTCATAATTCGTGTTTAACTGCCTCTTTTAACTGTAACAAAGTCAATTCCTCTATGGAaacgaaggaaaattttcaatagcAAGAGAATGAGTTTTGTCACTTAGCTGTAAGTATTTATATTTctgaatgaaagacaatttaaagATTAAAAGGCTATTGGCGATCTCCTTTGTCTGTCTCTGGTCTCTACTGCTTCTTGTTGTgaaattacttgttttttttgtgatcaCTCTTCTAAAGATAATTAAAAGACACATTGCGACGTATATCCTTCcacgaatttaaaaaaagaaaaataagaaaaaaaaaagtta is from Pocillopora verrucosa isolate sample1 chromosome 7, ASM3666991v2, whole genome shotgun sequence and encodes:
- the LOC136282730 gene encoding uncharacterized protein, yielding MGIVQYLQVVLFVFNLTLSTEAQKKVTCQNFKFAIDDDVIHNQILEGHLCKRLTVPNAIQCHLKCKDDCLCVSMNYFPLSKENNCELNEANKDMEPAAMKCRQGGNYYDLMRSYTVKGGDRYAPEKHHCINRCCRTNPCLNGGVCQEICDTHSTRFNCTCPNTYSGQRCEKKMKHPRSCKDIAKNGASTSGKYDISNSDNERFSVYCDLQSEPGFVWTLIQSFSFSKKNAFNYAGFGKNLEIDIEEEEVNWNEFRLSLLQMQYLANHSTHLRATCNFSTDGLQYTDYARAKLAGHDIFGTWNTCQMYEYVNIRGINCSNCTARTKQQEDKSWHIKSYNSVKLGCEFDGKPGGVSGEKNFGKFDENVINPDHRCSFSPASTTQHWFGAKCDV